The proteins below come from a single Dermacentor albipictus isolate Rhodes 1998 colony chromosome 7, USDA_Dalb.pri_finalv2, whole genome shotgun sequence genomic window:
- the LOC135906785 gene encoding uncharacterized protein, which translates to MLAVTSLLIVGLASCALAGPTTKTPAGCTNESFEKCGTDLILFAGGPVIPTNKDQLVTSCPKEKASEKCARAYSTKCLARFPRGMVMLLLDGIRNEVNAKCNTTSPSGKEYLKHAACLNTNGARLHQCMRDLTLVLDQSVDAPQKSRLALSCCSFNTYRTCMTESVKGVCESSTSAYVDKLITGYAGDLLDTVCANYKTGSDACKTLPSLPKSTKTGRSSSLLSPLARIVTSLNG; encoded by the exons CACCAGCCGGCTGCACCAACGAGAGCTTTGAGAAGTGCGGCACCGACCTGATCCTCTTCGCAGGAGGGCCGGTCATTCCCACCAACAAAGATCAGCTGGTCACGTCCTGCCC GAAGGAGAAAGCGTCGGAGAAGTGTGCCCGGGCGTATTCGACCAAGTGCCTCGCTCGGTTCCCTCGGGGCATGGTCATGCTTCTGCTCGACGGTATCCGCAACGAGGTCAACGCCAAGTGCAACACCACCAGCCCGAGCGGAAAGG AATACCTGAAGCATGCGGCGTGCCTTAACACCAACGGCGCACGCCTGCACCAGTGCATGAGAGACCTTACACTGGTGCTGGATCAGAGCGTCGACGCACCACAGAAGAGCCGCCTGGCACTATCCTGCTG CTCATTCAACACGTACAGGACCTGCATGACGGAATCTGTGAAAGGAGTGTGCGAGAGTTCAACCTCGGCGTACGTGGACAAGCTAATCACCGGATACGCTG GTGACTTGCTTGACACTGTGTGCGCCAACTACAAGACTGGATCGGATGCCTGCAAGACACTGCCGTCCTTGCCGAAATCAACCAAGACAGGAAGGTCTTCGTCACTGCTGTCCCCACTGGCGCGAATTGTAACCAGCTTGAACGGATGA